The Jaculus jaculus isolate mJacJac1 chromosome 14, mJacJac1.mat.Y.cur, whole genome shotgun sequence nucleotide sequence ATGAAACAAACGTCTGGGATTGGGAAGGTAGCTCATTTGGTAACATGCTTGCCTTGAGAGCAGAAGGagctgactatatatatataaagatggtggtacatgttttaatcccagcaccgggaaggcagagacaagaagatccctgggggctggagagatggcttagcggttaagcacttgcctgtgaagcctaaggaccccggttcgaggctcggttccccaggtcccatgttagccagatgcacaagggggcgcacgcgtctggagttcgtttgcagaggctggaagccctggcgcgcccattctctctctctctctccctctatctgtctttctctctgtgtctgtcgctctcaaataagtaaataaaaaaaaaattaaaaaaaaaaaagaagatcccTGGGTCTCTCTGGGAGTCACTGttctaattagtgagctccaagccagtgagagacttgGCCTCAAAAAGAGGTATATGGTGTTCGTGAGAAATGACAACTGAGTTTGTCTTcttgcctacacacacatacatacatacacctacaatataaacatacacacatacatacatacacctacaatataaacatacacatttaaaaaggATAAAAGTCAACATCAAAACATAGGAATATATTTGTTCCCCTGttaaatgtatgtgtatacatacataaatatgtatatatatacacacacaactacatatatatatgtatatatatatacacacaatcacatacatatacatacatatacatatacatatatatatgtgtgtgtgtgtgtatcccaacatatacatatatatgttgagGTTTTTACACACAAAAGAGTATAAACCCATCATCATGTATAGTCTGGTAGGCATTAATATAAAAGTATAAGCTTCTAAGAATACTTACTAACATTATACATGATATTAAATGTGCTTGGGATACATGATATATTtcccatatatttatttttattgaattttttgttgttttttgtttttcgaagtagggtctcactctggcccaggcagacctggaattcactatggagtctcagggtggccttgagctcatggcaatcctcctacctctgcctcccgagtgctgggattaaaggtgtatgccaccatgcccagcttacttttattgaattttttgatGTTACAGagtactctttttcttttgaaggtagggcctcactctagcccaggctaacctagaattcactatgtagtctcaatttggccttgaactcatagcaatcctcatacctctgcctcccgagtgctgtgattaaaggcgtgcgccaccatacccagtaatATTAAAGAGTTCTTACATTGCTAAGTAATGCCAGAGCATCCAATGAAAGAAATGGTATAATTGACAGCCTCAGCCTTCCACCATACAGTATATTAAGATTTGATTCATgtacatttttatgattttacaATAAACAAACTATAACAAAGTTGGAATTTAAATCTGCCATTGGCCTTCAGATTTCCGGTATGGAATACCATTAAACAAACTTCGCATTTATCTCAATTCACTTCTCAATAACGACCCAAAGGCTTTAGGGAGGGGGAAATTGCATACTTTTCAAGGAAAGTATGTGGCTCAAGTTCTGATTAAAGTTTAACCAAGAATTTATTATTTCTGAATAGATCTTAAgggaaaataaaatgcataagaCTAAATGTTACAGTTTGGGAATGGaaccaaatttaaggcttccCTGCTTCTCCATAAATACAAACATTGACATTTCAAAACAACAGCATTTAACCATAGAGCTtatgtaagtaaatgaaaaagTATTGTACAAATCCTTGGTGTTTCATATGATAAGAGATTATATGAAAATAGTTAACAATGTGCTTATTTTTCTAGAGAAAGGAATAGGACTTTAGAAAATACTTTCATTCTTTGACATTTAACTAATCTCCAAATTATTCACCTACATGAAACTAGCTACTAAAACATTGTgttaaaaaaagtgaaattttcaTGTTAACTTGGTAATTTAGAATTTACCCTCTATGAAAattaatgttatatatttttatttaagttaaaGACTTAACATgttgattaaatattttataaatcattttAGAAGGAACTAGGACACTTTTATACATTGATTTATCCCTACCTATAATCTTTCTTAGAAGTCCATGTCTGTGGTGCTGTCCTAAGTGATGAACCAGCATCATTGTCCTTTCCTAGTTTCACATCTTTCTGTTCTCTCCATATGCGTAAGGGTGTCCTTCAGTCCAAGAGGCTGCATATGCCTTTCTTGCAAAGGCCTTTCCAAATAGCTTGTACAAGCAGCACATGAATCAAGTTCTAAAAGCTATCCGTGGTTTGTAACAGTATGTTGCTTTCTCATTAATTAGAGAAGTTTGCCAAAAATCTCTGAACTCAGAATATTCCTGCATGAATTGGCTTTTAAGTTCAAATTGTATGGACTACTTCCAGGAAGGTCAGACAGAGTTTCCTTTGTGTAAAATAcataagttctttttaaaatttctttccatttttattacatttttctaaGACAGGGTCATGACGCAGCTCCCActgccctggagctcactatgccacccaggctggcctcaagccctcacctcctcagcctcctgagtgctgccacacctggctcaggacTTTTTCTTTTAACCCAATTCTGACTTCCATGTGGAAAAGGACGTCATTACCTGTTTTTTACTTAGCATGATAACTTGCAGACAGTGCATGCCTTTGAGCAAACATTGCAATGAATGACAGAGCCCATGAAGACAATAGATTCATGCCATGGCAACCAGATTAGCAAAGAGGGTTTTCCTTGCCATGCAGGTGAAGCACCAGTAGGAGATTCGGGTGTCACTGAAAATGAGCACAAAGGGGCTGAATGCTGGGAAACAGGACGCCATGAGCACAAAGCTGTTCACGGACCACTGGCCTGGGTTCACCGCTAGAGTCATCCACACAGTCATGACAGTGTAGACTGAATAGAAAGTGAAAAATGAGCCCACCAGGATCATGACAGTGCATGTAGCTCTGACTTCATGGGACGACCTGGAGGAGACTCTGTGTTCACGAATATGTTGGACTCGCTGCTTGTGTCTGTAAAGGGCAAGGACAATGGAACCATTGGCCCAAACCATGAAGCCTAAGCTCATAAAATCaggagaaaaatagagaatggtAACTAAAGAGGTAAATTCCTTGTTCATTATCCAAGAGCAGCCTCCACGGTTACTTTTTCCGCTATGGTTTTGTCTACTCAGGGAACCACCCACGACTATAAGATTACAAGAGCTTAAGAAGATGTGTGGGATCCAGCAGAGAAAGCAACACAACCCAATGAACTTGAGGGATCTAAACTTGAGAGCCATCCACCTGCACAAACTGGAGTTGATTTTAATGGCCTGGAATCCGTTGAGGAGACATATAGTACTGAACGAAACTCCTGTAGCCAATCTGTGGTTATAAAAGACAAGTTTGCATCCGGTATTACCCAGAAAATCTTTCACTCCCAAAGCTGACATGGTCTGAGGTATCCCCTTGAAGACAAGAACTAAGAAATTGGCTATGGCCAGTTGGTTGAGAATTAAATCTGTGGGTCTCACATTGTTTCCAAAATATAAAGTGAAGCTAtaccaacaaaaaagaaaggaattcccAAGGATTCCAACTACAGTCTGGATGAGGAAGATTGTCCCCAGTTCCACTTTTCTGGAAGTCATTGCATCAATATTTGGGGAATGCTGCTTTTAgttgaaattggaagaatcagtagggaattaaaaaaaaaaaaaaagttctatcaCCAGAGACAGTTTGTCTTCTTTATTCCAACCATAAAGTCTCCTTTTGAACAGGAATTAAGACTTGGTGCCTATTTATGCAAAGGCAGTGCCTGGAAATACAGTGGAAGTGTTGTTTGTCCATCGATAGCAAAGAAAGCGCCTGGATGAGGATGCCCTTCATGACAGATCTACAACTGCAAAGGGGAAAGACAGAGGTCTGGGTGTCAGTGTCCAGTGGGGTTTGCACACCTGACAGTTTTGAAGAAGAAGATTAGTTAACAATATTACTGATACACCAACAAGCAGTAGAAgtacaaagaaaatattatatggGTCTACACACATCATCTCCATAAAACGTCTAGATGTGCAGGGGGTtgggaggtgcatgcctttaatcccagcatttgggaggcagaggtaggaagattgctgtgagttaaaggccaccctgaaactacacagtgaattctagatcatcctgggctacagtgagaccctactgtgaaaaataaaaaaaaggcctatgcagggcatagtggcacacacctttaattccagcacttgggtggcagagataggagccttgtgagttcaaggccacccctgagactacatagtgaattccagggcagcttggatcagagtgagaccctacctcaacaaacaaacaaaacaaggccTAGATGCACACTCCCTAGCTGCACCAAATTTGTGCACATACGAAGCGAAGGCACTGAAATCCGAGAACGTTCACTTCTGCACTGCACACACCATGTTTGCTGTTGCGCCCTGTGGTCTCATTTTCACAGCCCTTCTGCAACGAGGGAACCTCATCTGTAACCTTACCCACTTCCACAAGGAAATTTCaagacttttaaaagttttatatctAGGATAATAgatatttatttctcatttacATTTGTACAATCCTGCTGCCATGTGTCACAGCTATCTTCCCTATGTTTCTTCACACTTTTgtatgtcattaatttctgcatttTACCACTTGTTTTGTAATCAATGCCTTCTAAAATTACTCTTAGATTACACTGCAGCCAAAATCCATGTTACTTTTTCCAGaacatgttcttttaaaaatatttttaaaacatatttatttattgtttatttattggagggggtagatagtgagaaagagaatgggcatgtcagggcctccagccactgcaaatgaactccagacacatatgccttcttgtgcttctggcttatgtgagtaagTGGctatctggggaactgaaccaaggtcctttggctttgcaggtaagtgttttAGCCACTTAGCCATATGTCCAGCCTCagaatgtattcttttttaaaaagatatttttttatttactgatgagagagaaagaaagaagtatgggtgaaccagggtctcttacctctacaaacaaactccagacatatgtgatactttgtgcatctagctttatgtaggtactggggagtcaaacctgggctagcagcctttgcagcaagcatttttaattgcttagctatctccccaggtccCAGAATGTATTAAGTGATTAAAAGAACACAGTTATGAACAATGTGCAAAATAATGTAAATTGTCAGGTGTAGTAGTgcccacctttaataccagcattaaagaggctgaggtagaaaggtgccatgagttcaaggccagccattgctactgagtgagttccatgttagcctgggctacagtgataccctgcttcaaaaaaaaaatattatggtaAATTACTTAAACTAGTAGAGAAAACACATAGCAAAGAGTTATTGTGGAAGAATGACTTTTGTGGAATTCTCTTATAGCTTTGGCTATGTGCAAATGTAAGTATGCTACATAATTACTAAATAAACCAGAATGAAATTTTTAAATCccataaaatcaaaatcaaacaaaaattggTAGTCTATCTATGCAAGCGAAAACCACATTCAAGTGagtttaacatacagaaacacaaacacatgtatataAGTAACTATAGTTAAATAGAACAAAAGATTTGGATATATTTAAGTCAATATCATTGTCATTATGTTATATTGCATTTGCAAAATGTAACCATGAGTAGACAGAATGTTATATGCACAAGGTTTTAATgttgtttttaaaactatatcatcacttcaatacttttttttgtttgtttgtttgttttgttttcaaggcagggtctcactctagcccaggctgacctggagctcactttatAGCTACAGGTTGACCttacactcacagcaatcctcctacctcagcctcccacatgctgggattaaaggcatgtgccccacacCCAGCAGCccaaaatttttattgaaaaactaTGTATTATGCctgacatggtggagcatgtattttataccagcacttgggaggcagaggtaggaggatgatcatgagttctgacaccacataatgaattccaggtcagcctgggctagagtgagaccctaccttaaaaaggcTCTCAAAAAGTCTAGGGATAGGTAAGGAAAATTAAGTCACCATAAATCTTGTTCTTAATTATATTTTTGGTAACATGTATCAACgtattgtaataaataaataagcccacATGTAATTGGAAAATAAGGCTTTTAGCATCAGAAAAAGGAAGTACAAATGTCCTTACTGTTACTAAACTCTAAACCCCACAGACTGAAATAAGCACACTGGAGCCAGCGCCTGCAACAGTCAGACAGAAAACAGCTGAGGAGGTGGCAGCAGGTGCTGGATACACCCTGGGAAGAGGTGGTACAAGCAGTGGAGCCTGAGGAAGAGAATCTCCTCAAGCGGCTACCGCTGAGGTCAGTGGCATCAACAGCACAGGCttgctccctctccttcccccacccactGGTCCTGCACAGCCAGAGAGACGTGAGCTGCAGAGGTGACCAATGTCTGGAACACCATGAGCAGCAATCGGAAGTCTGCGGACATGGAAGCTGAAGTGAGAGTTCCAGGGGACCCTAGAGGGTCCCATAACAAGtcggatgtggtggtgtacacctttaaccccagcactcaggtaggaggattgttttgagtttgaggccagcctgggactacagagtgagttctgggtcagtttggactagagtgagaccctacctcgaaaaaagaaatgctaagactacatgaaacaaaagaaaattaattctttgaaaatatttaagattGTCAAACATTTGTCCAAACTTATGCAAAGAAGATTCAAGCTAATGAAATTAGTGTTAAAAACtgagaaattggggctggagagatggcttagcggttaagcgcttgcctgtgaagcctaaggaccccggttcgaggctcggttccccaggtcccacgttagccagatgcacaagggggcggacgcatctggagttcgtttgcagaggctggaagccctggcgcgcccattctctctctctccctctatctgtctttctctctgtgtctctcactctcaaataaattaataaaaaaattaaaaaaaactgagaaattaaaatatatcaattaAAAACAGTGGCCTCTGGCTTAACTTTTATATTCCAGTAAATtggaatatttaaaagaaatatctaCCTAGATTAAGTCAAGATAAGATAGATAGTTTAAATGGCTCTGTAAtcataaaataaagcaataataaaaacatctcccaaccaaaaaatgTCCAGACCCCAATGGATATACTCCTAAATTCTACCAGGCCTTCAAAGAAGAGTTAACACCAGTGATTTTCAAACTATTTCATAAAATATACAGGTAAGAAACATTACCAAGGCCTTTCTAGGAAGTTAATGGTACCAAAACTGAAatgacacaaaaacaaaaagggaaacaaCAGACTAAACTTcccaatgaacatagatgcaaaaatggtCAGTAAAATACTTTCAAGAGCCCAGGGAGATGTCCCCATTTTGTAAAGTACCTgccatgcaagcacaaggacctgagtttaggtccccagcacccatgtaaaagctgggtgtggtggcaaccACATACAATCCCAGTGGTGGAGAGGgatagacaggaggatccctagaacTTCTTGGATATCTAGTCTAGGTGAAGCACTGAACTGTAGATTCAGTGTGAGAATCTCTCTCAATAAAacatggagagcaattgaggaagacatctgacatcaatccctggcttccacatgcacacaaacatatatgtacatatgtaccacacatacaaacatgcatgcacacataataaaattcaattaaaaaaaaacacttgcaaaccaaattcccCCTGTCATATTAGAGTCAAAACATTAAatacaccaaagaaagaaagaatactaaAAGCTGCCAGAGAGAAACATACCATCACAAATAAATGCACACCTATCAGAATAACAGctgatttttttcaaggaaaactctaaaagccagaaggacctggaatgatacattataaatattaaaGTATTAGGTTACCAACCCAATcaactatacccagcaaaattatctctcataatagGGGGAAATATTTTCCATAgtaaaactgcctaaaagaattTATGAGCACTATGAAGAAGATAGAATACTATACACTGAAGAGAGGGATAAAAGTATTGAAGTGGATACAGGAGGAAAACAAACATAATGAGAGCTAGAACAATCAAGaaaatgaagatcaagaaaacaccaaactccactaAATCATAATAATGACTaattcacacctttcaataataattctggggtttttgtttgtttgtttgttttttggtttttcgagatagggtctcactctagcccaggctgacctggaattcactatgtagtcacagggtggccttgaactgttggtgatcctcctacctctgcctctcgagtgctgggattaaaggcgtgcaccaccacgcccagctttcaataataattctgaaTATTAATAGTCTCAGATTCACAGGCAAAAGAACACAGACTAACAGCCTGGATCAGAAAACAGGATCCATCTGTGTTGAAGAAACTCATCTCACTATGAAAGACAGATACAACTCTAGGATGAAATgatagaaaaagatattccaagccaATATAACTAGGAAGTAAATAGGTGTGGCTATTCTACTAtctaacaaaccaaaaataattagaaGGATAAAAAAAGGtcacttagggctggagggatggcttagcagttaacttgtttgcctgccaagccaaaggacccaggttcaattccccaggacccacattagcacaagggggcgcacatgtctgtagttcatttgcagtggctggaggccctggcgtgcccattcgttctctgtacctctctctctttgtcaaataaataataaaatattttttttaaaacgtcACTTAAGGATGCAAGAGATGGTTtggctaaaagtagatttaccatgtgACCTAACTCTACTACTGGACATCCACCCTGAGGACTCCACACACCAGAAACACTTGTTtgtgtttattgccgctctattcacaacttctaggaaatggaatcacccTAGATGCCCATGAATGGTTggtaaagatgtggtacatagacacaatgcagttttatttagctgtaaaaataaaataaaaataggaaggaaaatggatagatctagaaaatattctaagtgaggtaacttgTGTTCAGAGAGACAAGCAtctcatgttgtctctcatatgagGACCCTTGCTTTGAATTTCTATATTTTTGTGTAAGTTGGAGAAACAGTCAATAGTAGAAGCCAggaatacaggaaaaaaaaaaaaaaaaaacagaaaagagaaggggaagCCTTGGGGAAGGATCGTAGACTTGTAAGTAGGGGGACAGAATGCAGgaggtggagccgggcgtggaggcgcacgcctttaatcccagcactcaggaggcagaggtaggaggatcgctgtaaattccagggtatcctgagactacagaatagatttcagaatttcaggtcagcctgtgctacagcaagaccctacctcaaaaaaaaaaaaaaaaaaaaaaaaaaaaaaaaaaacagaggttgAAACTGTTTAGAGGGATTAGACAAGTGGGATGGAGAAGAGAGATTGACGGAGGGTTCCACAAAACTAAAGACATTGTGAATAAGCTAAATTGAATCCTACACATTTATTGATTaacttaaaaatacaattttttagaCAGGGAGTTTGGACACAAGTGCCCTGTGGGGCTGGATAATGCTGCTCCTGGAAGTCACATGTTCCTAGAAGGAAATTTCACTGCAGGGGTGGGATGcctcccagtgagctgttggtcagggaggccaatgagcccacctcaaaaacaaTGCATGCTATTTCCAGTGCTCTTTGTTGTTCACCAG carries:
- the LOC123454773 gene encoding vomeronasal type-1 receptor 1-like, translating into MTSRKVELGTIFLIQTVVGILGNSFLFCWYSFTLYFGNNVRPTDLILNQLAIANFLVLVFKGIPQTMSALGVKDFLGNTGCKLVFYNHRLATGVSFSTICLLNGFQAIKINSSLCRWMALKFRSLKFIGLCCFLCWIPHIFLSSCNLIVVGGSLSRQNHSGKSNRGGCSWIMNKEFTSLVTILYFSPDFMSLGFMVWANGSIVLALYRHKQRVQHIREHRVSSRSSHEVRATCTVMILVGSFFTFYSVYTVMTVWMTLAVNPGQWSVNSFVLMASCFPAFSPFVLIFSDTRISYWCFTCMARKTLFANLVAMA